Proteins encoded in a region of the Flammeovirga yaeyamensis genome:
- a CDS encoding S9 family peptidase: protein MNKLYTLLGILCLPIIALSQTDNQSTLSIDDIMGGEHFIGQTPHSPFWAKDSKTVYFYWNKEDKSFDQLYKFDVKSKKYTVVDAEEQKHLPTSKAVWNKKKSQSIYSKEGNIYLFDTKKGISTQLTSSSDYDSSPEYLLNEEKISFKRANNLYTLDLSNGLIHQITHFKKGNAPKKGKKSDQQKFLEDQQLELFEIVRNRKDRKEESKAHKDALKLNNTSNIYIGNKYVFDVKLSSDENYVVYSLGTSAGNFATEMPVWVEGTGYVKMQNARAKVGSPEDTYENYIYDIQKDSVITIDLSGLEGLDKTPEFFSDYDKSAEDYKKTVVMHEAHFSPISNHAVVDIRSYDNKDRWIAQINFIDGTLTQIDHQHDEAWIGGPGISGWNFWVAPIGWVNDETIWYQSEKTGFSHVYTYNVVSKKTTQVTEGAFEINETKVSNDGQYFYLTSNKERPAEQHLYKVSINGGEMLKITENVGKHETLLSPDEKYIVDRYSYANKPWEIYLQQNKKGAESTQITKSTSEAFDNYEWRDPEIIQFDAKDGEKVHARIYKPSKEKDLHKAVIFVHGAGYLQNVHKWWSAYHREYMFHNLLVDNGYTVLDIDYRASAGYGRDWRTGIYRHMGEKDLSDHVDGAKYLIKEHGIDASKVGIYGGSYGGFITLMAMFNEGDTFKAGAAIRSVTDWAHYNHPYTSNILNTPALDPDAYKKSSPIYFAEGLKGDLLILHGMVDDNVQFSDVVRLSQRLIELKKENWEMAIYPIEPHGFKETSSWIDEYKRIFKLFQEKL from the coding sequence ATGAACAAACTTTATACTTTGCTGGGTATATTATGCCTGCCTATTATCGCATTGAGCCAAACCGACAACCAAAGTACTCTATCGATTGATGACATCATGGGTGGAGAACACTTTATTGGTCAGACTCCACATAGTCCTTTCTGGGCAAAAGATAGCAAAACAGTTTATTTTTATTGGAATAAAGAAGATAAATCATTTGACCAGCTTTATAAGTTTGATGTAAAATCAAAAAAATATACTGTGGTTGATGCTGAAGAACAAAAGCATTTACCGACGTCAAAGGCTGTTTGGAATAAGAAAAAATCTCAATCAATATATTCAAAAGAAGGTAATATCTATCTATTTGATACTAAAAAGGGAATTTCTACTCAATTAACGAGTTCATCAGATTATGATTCTTCTCCCGAATATCTTTTAAATGAGGAGAAAATATCATTTAAAAGAGCAAATAATCTGTATACTTTGGATTTATCTAACGGACTGATTCATCAAATAACACATTTCAAAAAAGGGAACGCACCCAAAAAAGGAAAGAAATCTGATCAGCAAAAATTTCTTGAAGATCAACAATTAGAACTTTTTGAAATTGTTAGAAATAGAAAAGATAGAAAAGAAGAAAGCAAAGCACATAAGGATGCTTTAAAATTGAATAATACATCTAATATATATATCGGCAACAAATATGTATTTGATGTAAAGTTAAGCAGTGACGAAAATTATGTAGTGTATTCTTTAGGAACATCTGCTGGAAATTTTGCTACTGAAATGCCTGTATGGGTAGAGGGAACGGGATATGTGAAAATGCAAAATGCACGTGCGAAAGTTGGAAGTCCTGAAGATACCTATGAAAATTACATATACGATATTCAAAAAGATTCTGTAATTACCATTGATCTTTCAGGATTGGAAGGTTTAGACAAAACACCAGAATTTTTTAGCGACTACGATAAATCAGCTGAAGATTACAAAAAGACCGTGGTGATGCACGAAGCTCACTTCTCTCCTATTTCTAATCATGCTGTTGTCGATATTAGATCTTATGACAACAAAGATCGTTGGATTGCTCAAATCAATTTTATTGATGGCACCTTAACTCAAATTGATCATCAACACGATGAAGCTTGGATTGGTGGACCTGGCATTAGTGGTTGGAACTTTTGGGTCGCTCCTATTGGTTGGGTGAACGATGAAACAATTTGGTATCAATCTGAAAAAACAGGTTTCTCACATGTTTACACCTACAATGTAGTCTCCAAAAAGACTACTCAAGTTACTGAGGGTGCTTTTGAAATCAACGAAACAAAAGTATCTAACGATGGTCAATACTTTTATTTAACATCAAATAAAGAAAGACCTGCTGAACAACATCTGTATAAGGTAAGTATAAATGGAGGAGAAATGCTTAAAATAACGGAGAATGTAGGTAAGCATGAAACTCTGTTATCACCTGACGAAAAATACATTGTAGATAGATATTCTTATGCAAACAAGCCATGGGAAATCTACCTTCAACAAAACAAGAAAGGAGCTGAAAGTACTCAAATCACTAAATCGACATCAGAAGCATTTGATAATTACGAGTGGAGAGATCCTGAAATTATTCAATTTGATGCTAAAGACGGAGAAAAGGTGCATGCACGTATCTACAAACCATCAAAAGAAAAAGATTTACACAAGGCTGTGATTTTTGTACATGGTGCCGGTTATCTACAAAATGTTCACAAGTGGTGGAGTGCTTACCATAGAGAATACATGTTCCATAATTTATTAGTTGATAATGGTTATACTGTACTTGATATTGACTATAGAGCATCTGCTGGATATGGTAGAGATTGGAGAACTGGTATCTACAGACACATGGGGGAAAAAGATCTTTCTGATCATGTAGATGGTGCTAAGTATTTGATAAAAGAACATGGAATTGATGCTTCTAAAGTCGGTATCTATGGTGGATCATATGGTGGTTTTATCACCTTAATGGCCATGTTTAATGAAGGAGATACATTTAAGGCGGGTGCTGCTATTCGTTCAGTGACAGATTGGGCACACTATAACCACCCTTATACTTCAAATATCCTTAACACACCTGCTTTAGATCCGGATGCTTATAAGAAGAGTTCTCCAATTTATTTTGCAGAAGGATTAAAAGGAGATTTATTAATTCTCCATGGAATGGTTGATGATAATGTACAATTTTCTGATGTCGTACGATTATCACAAAGATTAATCGAACTGAAGAAAGAAAACTGGGAAATGGCCATATACCCTATTGAACCACATGGGTTTAAAGAAACAAGCAGCTGGATAGACGAATACAAAAGGATCTTCAAATTGTTCCAAGAAAAATTATAA
- a CDS encoding DUF3109 family protein, with the protein MIVVDKVVLSDDMMDEEFVCNLDKCKGACCVEGDLGAPLNDDELEKIEEVYETVKPYMSEAGIQEVEKQGKYIKDFEGDYSTPTINNRECAYAVYDDKKYLHCAIEKAYIDGKITYRKPISCYLYPARISSYEAYDAVNYDRWEICSDACVLGKELKVPVYQFLKGPLTAKYGAEWYEKLEQEIKLMKENLR; encoded by the coding sequence GTGATAGTAGTAGATAAAGTAGTCCTAAGTGACGATATGATGGACGAGGAGTTTGTCTGTAACTTGGACAAATGTAAAGGTGCTTGTTGTGTAGAAGGTGATCTTGGAGCACCTTTGAATGACGACGAGTTGGAAAAAATCGAAGAAGTTTATGAAACTGTGAAACCATATATGTCTGAAGCAGGCATCCAAGAAGTGGAAAAGCAAGGTAAATATATCAAGGATTTTGAAGGAGATTATTCTACACCTACTATCAATAACAGAGAGTGTGCTTACGCAGTTTACGATGATAAAAAGTATTTACATTGTGCTATTGAAAAAGCGTATATCGACGGTAAAATAACGTATAGAAAACCTATTTCTTGCTACTTATATCCGGCAAGAATATCAAGTTATGAGGCGTATGATGCTGTAAATTACGACCGTTGGGAGATTTGTAGCGACGCTTGTGTTCTAGGTAAGGAGTTAAAGGTGCCTGTTTATCAATTTTTAAAAGGCCCACTGACTGCCAAATATGGTGCAGAGTGGTATGAGAAATTGGAACAGGAAATTAAATTGATGAAAGAAAACTTAAGATAG
- a CDS encoding DUF1269 domain-containing protein, whose amino-acid sequence MKADKKLIIAVYDNEKKAQEEFDILFSKEKKDELDLSAYTVITKKENGKTELHDTVGRDAFWGAVIGGLVMLLIGPFGAIYGAALFTAEVLAGSMAASIGVGALAGWLKSDALNIPIDLIKDIKDSLKPGSSAIVAVAEEDWVDDVERLLKPNSEMMHEYQFNGSVVEKFENDWKEHHKQEIVE is encoded by the coding sequence ATGAAAGCGGACAAAAAATTAATCATTGCAGTTTACGATAACGAGAAAAAAGCACAAGAAGAATTCGACATTCTTTTCAGCAAAGAGAAAAAAGATGAACTCGATTTAAGTGCTTATACAGTCATCACAAAAAAAGAAAATGGGAAGACTGAACTTCACGACACAGTAGGACGTGATGCTTTTTGGGGAGCCGTAATTGGCGGTTTAGTAATGCTTTTGATTGGTCCATTTGGGGCAATCTATGGTGCAGCACTATTTACTGCTGAAGTACTCGCAGGCTCAATGGCTGCTTCAATTGGAGTAGGAGCTTTAGCAGGTTGGCTAAAAAGTGATGCCTTAAACATTCCAATAGATTTGATTAAGGACATCAAGGATTCTCTAAAACCAGGATCATCTGCAATTGTAGCTGTTGCAGAAGAAGATTGGGTAGATGACGTAGAAAGATTATTGAAACCCAATTCAGAAATGATGCACGAATATCAATTTAATGGAAGTGTAGTTGAAAAGTTTGAGAATGATTGGAAAGAGCATCATAAACAAGAAATAGTAGAATAA
- a CDS encoding 2,3,4,5-tetrahydropyridine-2,6-dicarboxylate N-succinyltransferase, which produces MSRQQLIEAAWEDRALLKQQEYIDAVKATVEELDKGTLRCAEPVADGWQVNEWVKKAVIMFFPLAEMETIKVGPFEFHDKIPLKSDYAEKGVRVVPHAIARYGSFVNKGVIMMPSYVNIGAYVDSGTMVDTWATVGSCAQIGKDVHLSGGVGVGGVLEPVQAAPVIIEDGAFVGSRCILVEGVHIGKEAVLGANVTLTASSKIIDVTGDEPVEYKGYVPPRSVVIPGSYTKKFPAGEFSVGCAIIIGQRKESTDRKTSLNDALRDNNVSV; this is translated from the coding sequence ATGTCAAGACAACAACTAATCGAGGCAGCATGGGAAGACCGTGCTCTCTTAAAACAACAAGAATATATTGATGCTGTTAAAGCAACAGTTGAAGAATTAGATAAAGGAACATTAAGATGTGCAGAGCCTGTAGCTGATGGTTGGCAGGTGAATGAGTGGGTGAAGAAAGCGGTAATTATGTTCTTCCCATTGGCAGAAATGGAAACTATTAAAGTAGGTCCTTTCGAATTCCACGATAAAATTCCTTTAAAAAGCGATTACGCTGAAAAAGGTGTTCGTGTAGTTCCTCATGCCATTGCTCGTTACGGTTCTTTTGTGAACAAAGGAGTAATCATGATGCCATCATACGTAAACATTGGTGCTTATGTTGATTCTGGTACTATGGTAGATACTTGGGCAACTGTAGGTAGCTGTGCACAAATCGGTAAAGATGTTCACCTTTCAGGTGGTGTTGGTGTTGGTGGTGTTCTTGAGCCAGTTCAAGCAGCTCCAGTAATTATCGAAGATGGTGCTTTTGTTGGTTCAAGATGTATCTTGGTAGAAGGTGTTCACATTGGTAAAGAAGCTGTATTAGGTGCTAACGTTACTTTAACTGCTTCATCAAAAATTATCGATGTAACAGGAGATGAGCCAGTAGAATACAAAGGTTATGTACCTCCAAGATCAGTAGTTATTCCAGGTAGCTACACTAAGAAATTCCCAGCAGGTGAATTCTCAGTAGGATGTGCTATCATCATTGGTCAAAGAAAAGAAAGTACTGATAGAAAAACATCACTTAACGATGCGTTAAGAGATAACAACGTTTCTGTATAG
- a CDS encoding glycoside hydrolase family 10 protein, giving the protein MFSQKTLPKREFRGVWVATLNAIDWPFSEKDSAEQQRRDFISLLNFHQKRGANAMIVQVRASADVIYPSNIEPWSLSISGKQGMPPKPFYDPLEFMIEETHKRGMEFHAWVNPFRAVTNTQYVKVCDDHISKTHPEWVLEYNTLKILNPGLPEVHQYVNSVIEELISNYDIDALHFDDYFYPYPDHGELKADRSTWRKYRVANESIRDWRRRNINTFVEGVHRLIVNKKPSLKFGVSPFGVWRNERDDYDGSPTRSGYTSYDHLYADVRLWLMNGWIDYVAPQLYQSTKHRSIPFIPTLEWWSNNSFGKHLYAGHAVYRVDRSLENGWRDKEEMPLQIVTARNMDKVEGSILYNSTSVWNNQGGIADSLKAIYPTPALIPQMPWIDGRPPQIPLEPEIFATDEGVKIQWKTPAMADDGDLPKYYVIYSTRSGKLPNIDSPHEILKILPSSQLEFIDKRTSQLEDYTYLITSLDQLQNESEAVLPQYPKDQNVILPQPYHEKVVVDLNSSALKATWQIINNIIDNENFTMTKDFN; this is encoded by the coding sequence GTGTTTTCTCAAAAAACTTTACCAAAAAGAGAGTTTAGGGGAGTATGGGTAGCTACATTAAATGCTATCGATTGGCCATTTAGTGAGAAAGATTCTGCTGAACAACAAAGAAGAGACTTTATTTCATTGTTGAATTTTCATCAGAAAAGAGGAGCAAATGCAATGATTGTTCAAGTAAGAGCAAGTGCTGATGTTATTTATCCAAGTAATATTGAACCTTGGTCGTTGAGCATAAGTGGAAAACAAGGAATGCCCCCTAAGCCATTTTATGATCCTTTGGAATTTATGATCGAAGAGACGCATAAAAGAGGAATGGAATTTCATGCTTGGGTGAATCCTTTTAGAGCTGTGACGAATACTCAGTATGTAAAAGTATGTGATGATCATATTTCTAAGACACACCCAGAGTGGGTTTTGGAATACAATACCTTAAAAATTTTAAACCCTGGTTTGCCAGAAGTACATCAATATGTTAATTCTGTAATAGAAGAACTCATTTCTAATTATGATATTGATGCTTTACATTTTGATGACTATTTCTATCCATATCCCGATCATGGTGAGTTAAAAGCTGATCGTTCAACATGGAGAAAGTATAGAGTGGCCAATGAATCGATTAGAGATTGGAGAAGAAGAAACATAAATACGTTTGTAGAAGGTGTACATCGATTGATAGTAAACAAGAAGCCTTCTTTGAAGTTTGGTGTTAGTCCATTTGGTGTGTGGAGAAACGAAAGAGACGATTATGATGGATCGCCTACACGTTCCGGCTACACTTCCTATGATCATTTATATGCTGATGTTCGCTTATGGTTAATGAATGGATGGATAGATTATGTTGCTCCACAATTGTATCAATCAACGAAACATAGAAGTATTCCATTTATTCCTACCTTAGAATGGTGGTCAAATAATTCTTTCGGAAAACATTTATATGCAGGTCATGCCGTTTATCGTGTTGATAGATCGCTAGAGAATGGTTGGAGAGATAAAGAAGAGATGCCTCTTCAGATTGTTACTGCTAGAAATATGGATAAGGTAGAGGGCAGTATCCTTTATAATTCTACTTCTGTATGGAATAATCAGGGAGGAATAGCAGACTCTTTGAAGGCAATATATCCTACGCCAGCATTAATTCCACAAATGCCATGGATTGATGGTCGGCCACCTCAAATACCTCTAGAACCTGAGATTTTTGCTACTGATGAAGGGGTAAAAATACAATGGAAAACACCGGCAATGGCAGATGATGGTGATCTACCAAAATATTACGTAATTTATTCTACAAGGAGTGGAAAGTTGCCTAATATTGATAGTCCACATGAAATTTTAAAAATACTACCTTCCTCTCAGTTAGAGTTTATAGATAAACGTACATCTCAATTGGAGGATTATACCTATTTAATTACTTCTTTAGATCAATTACAGAATGAAAGTGAGGCTGTTTTACCTCAATATCCTAAAGATCAAAACGTAATTTTACCCCAGCCATATCATGAAAAAGTGGTGGTTGACCTAAATAGTTCCGCATTAAAAGCAACTTGGCAAATTATAAACAATATAATTGATAATGAGAATTTTACAATGACGAAAGATTTTAATTAA